A genomic region of Brevibacillus sp. JNUCC-41 contains the following coding sequences:
- a CDS encoding MerR family transcriptional regulator, whose product MPMKVKELADIVGISVRTLHYYDEIGLLSPEEITESGYRLYSNDNLEMLQQILFFRELGMPLKEIKQMISSSSFDKQDALMQHQKMLLEKRSQLDKLIKTVEKSIKHMKGEIQMTNKEKFEGFDFSQNPYEEEARKLWGDKAVDESKAKVAGMSKDAQNIVSEIYIKLASIRNDSPKSEEAQEAIKEWYDCLNNNFGTYSLDAFKGLGQMYVNDQRFTKNIDKYGDGLAKFMCDAMGHFADANKN is encoded by the coding sequence GTGCCAATGAAAGTGAAAGAGCTGGCCGATATAGTTGGCATTAGTGTGCGGACACTGCATTATTATGATGAAATCGGGTTATTATCGCCAGAGGAAATAACCGAATCAGGTTATCGCCTTTATTCGAATGATAATCTTGAGATGTTGCAGCAAATCCTGTTTTTCAGGGAACTTGGCATGCCGTTAAAGGAAATAAAACAAATGATAAGCAGCTCTTCGTTTGATAAACAAGATGCGTTAATGCAACATCAAAAAATGTTACTGGAAAAACGCAGTCAGCTCGATAAATTAATTAAGACGGTCGAAAAATCGATTAAGCATATGAAAGGGGAAATTCAAATGACGAATAAAGAAAAATTTGAAGGATTTGATTTCAGTCAGAATCCATATGAAGAAGAAGCCCGCAAGCTTTGGGGGGATAAAGCTGTCGATGAGTCGAAGGCTAAAGTGGCGGGCATGTCCAAAGATGCACAGAATATTGTATCTGAAATCTATATCAAACTTGCGTCAATCCGAAATGACTCGCCCAAGTCGGAGGAGGCACAAGAGGCAATTAAAGAATGGTATGATTGTTTGAACAATAACTTCGGCACATACTCACTTGATGCTTTCAAGGGATTAGGTCAAATGTACGTGAATGATCAACGTTTCACTAAAAATATCGACAAATACGGTGATGGTTTAGCAAAATTCATGTGTGATGCGATGGGTCATTTTGCTGACGCTAACAAAAATTGA